A genomic segment from Roseibium algicola encodes:
- the bhcA gene encoding L-aspartate--glyoxylate aminotransferase BhcA — translation MSFQNPVFIPGPTNMPEALRRACDMPTLDHRSPLFGEILQPALAGVKKVLKTETAEVFLFPSTGTGGWETAITNCLSPGDKILAARNGMFSHRWIDMCQRHGLKVEVVEAAWGTGLPADRYEEILAADTNHEIKAVLATHNETATGVKSDIAAVRRALNAAKHPALLFVDGVSSIASMDFRMDDWGVDAAVTGSQKGFMLPPGLAIIALSPKAQAAVESARLPRTFFDVRDMMKAYANNAYPYTPAVGLMNGLKQSCDMLLAEGLDNVFARHHRIAEGVRAAVRAWGLELCAQTPDVYSDSVSAIRTPEGFHATGIVTHAAAKYGVAFGVGLGEVAGKVFRIGHLGSLTDVMMLSGLATAEMVMADLGLDIQLGSGVAAAQEVYRSDSAIASKEAA, via the coding sequence ATGAGCTTCCAAAATCCTGTTTTCATTCCCGGCCCCACCAACATGCCGGAAGCGCTCCGCAGAGCGTGCGACATGCCGACCCTGGACCATCGCTCGCCGCTGTTCGGTGAGATCCTGCAGCCCGCGCTTGCAGGCGTCAAAAAGGTGCTGAAGACGGAAACCGCTGAGGTGTTCCTGTTTCCGTCGACCGGAACCGGCGGTTGGGAAACCGCGATCACCAACTGCTTGAGCCCCGGCGACAAGATCCTGGCTGCCCGCAACGGCATGTTCAGTCATCGCTGGATCGACATGTGCCAGCGCCACGGCCTGAAGGTTGAGGTTGTCGAGGCAGCCTGGGGCACCGGGCTGCCGGCAGACCGCTATGAGGAAATACTCGCCGCGGACACAAACCACGAGATCAAGGCGGTGCTGGCAACCCACAACGAAACCGCGACCGGCGTCAAATCCGACATTGCCGCGGTACGCCGCGCGCTGAATGCCGCGAAGCACCCGGCGCTGCTCTTTGTCGATGGCGTCAGCTCGATTGCCTCGATGGATTTCCGCATGGATGATTGGGGTGTCGATGCCGCGGTCACGGGCTCCCAGAAAGGCTTCATGTTGCCACCGGGGCTCGCCATCATCGCCCTGTCGCCAAAGGCACAGGCCGCCGTTGAAAGCGCACGGTTGCCGCGCACCTTCTTCGATGTTCGCGACATGATGAAAGCCTACGCCAACAACGCCTATCCCTATACGCCGGCCGTCGGCCTGATGAACGGGTTGAAGCAGAGCTGCGACATGCTGCTGGCAGAGGGCCTCGACAATGTCTTTGCCCGCCACCACCGCATTGCAGAAGGCGTGCGCGCCGCGGTCCGGGCCTGGGGCCTGGAGCTTTGCGCGCAGACACCGGACGTCTATTCGGATTCGGTCAGCGCGATCCGCACGCCCGAGGGCTTCCACGCCACCGGCATCGTTACCCACGCCGCCGCGAAATACGGCGTCGCCTTCGGTGTCGGCCTCGGAGAGGTCGCAGGCAAGGTGTTCCGTATCGGCCACCTGGGCAGCCTGACCGACGTCATGATGCTGTCGGGGCTGGCGACTGCCGAAATGGTCATGGCCGATCTCGGCCTCGACATCCAACTGGGCTCCGGTGTTGCGGCCGCCCAGGAAGTCTATCGCAGTGACAGCGCCATTGCCTCGAAGGAAGCCGCATGA
- a CDS encoding TRAP transporter small permease, which produces MSNTLKASSSGFTGAASRLITLWALLGGGVLLLVVAVNMLSIIGSVFGTPFPGDFELTEMGVAIAVFAFLPYCQLVGANVSADIFTAGASRRVIAFFTLLGSLVALVFALLLIWRMYYGMLDQKDYDYITTILQIPHWMAFVPILISLALLALAALVTLLQDMTALSRGHH; this is translated from the coding sequence ATGTCGAACACTCTCAAAGCCAGCAGCTCCGGGTTCACCGGGGCTGCCAGCCGCCTGATAACGCTCTGGGCCCTCCTTGGTGGCGGCGTGCTGTTGCTGGTCGTCGCTGTCAACATGCTGTCGATCATCGGCTCGGTTTTCGGCACACCTTTTCCGGGCGATTTCGAGCTAACCGAAATGGGCGTGGCCATCGCGGTCTTCGCGTTCCTGCCCTATTGCCAGTTGGTCGGTGCAAACGTCTCGGCAGACATCTTCACCGCCGGCGCGTCCAGACGGGTGATTGCCTTCTTCACCCTGCTCGGGTCACTGGTTGCCCTTGTGTTCGCGCTGCTGCTGATCTGGCGCATGTATTACGGCATGCTGGACCAGAAGGACTACGACTACATAACCACCATCCTGCAGATCCCGCACTGGATGGCCTTCGTGCCGATCCTGATATCGCTTGCGCTGCTGGCACTGGCCGCGCTGGTCACGCTGCTGCAGGACATGACCGCGCTGTCGAGAGGACACCACTAG
- the bhcB gene encoding beta-hydroxyaspartate dehydratase BhcB, producing the protein MKTDALTQYIPTLEDMLVAHERIKPHIHRTPVLTSSFLNELTGAELFFKCENFQKAGAFKVRGASNAVFGLDEETAKAGVATHSSGNHALSLSYAAGRRGIPCHVVMPRTAPQAKKDAVRGYGGIITECEPSTSSREAVFAEVEARTGAEFVHPYNDPRVIAGQGTCSKELMEQTDGLDAVVAPIGGGGMVSGTCLTLSNLAPEVKIFAAEPEQADDAARSFRAGHIIADDAPETVADGLKVPLKELTWHFVSNHVTDILTASEQEIVDAMRLIWARMKIVMEPSSAVPLATILKNRDVFAGKRVGIIITGGNVDLGKLPWSILRSEDRS; encoded by the coding sequence ATGAAAACCGACGCCCTGACCCAGTACATCCCGACTCTCGAGGACATGCTCGTCGCGCATGAGCGCATCAAGCCGCATATCCACCGGACGCCGGTTCTGACCTCCTCGTTCCTGAACGAGCTGACCGGTGCGGAACTGTTCTTCAAATGCGAGAACTTCCAGAAGGCAGGTGCCTTCAAGGTGCGCGGTGCATCCAACGCCGTCTTCGGTCTGGACGAGGAAACCGCCAAGGCCGGTGTGGCGACCCATTCCTCCGGCAACCACGCGCTCAGCCTGTCCTATGCGGCAGGTCGGCGGGGCATTCCGTGCCACGTGGTCATGCCGAGAACGGCGCCACAGGCCAAGAAGGATGCCGTTCGTGGGTACGGCGGCATCATCACCGAGTGTGAACCGTCCACCTCCAGCCGCGAAGCGGTCTTTGCCGAGGTCGAGGCCCGGACCGGAGCGGAATTCGTTCATCCCTACAATGACCCGCGTGTCATCGCCGGTCAGGGCACCTGTTCCAAGGAATTGATGGAGCAGACAGATGGTCTTGATGCGGTTGTCGCACCGATCGGCGGTGGCGGCATGGTCTCAGGCACCTGCCTGACCCTGTCGAACCTGGCGCCCGAAGTGAAGATCTTTGCTGCCGAACCGGAGCAGGCGGATGATGCAGCCCGCAGTTTCAGGGCGGGCCACATCATTGCCGACGATGCGCCGGAAACTGTTGCCGACGGGCTGAAGGTGCCGCTCAAGGAGCTGACCTGGCACTTCGTCTCGAACCACGTCACCGACATCCTGACCGCGTCGGAACAGGAAATCGTCGACGCCATGCGCCTGATCTGGGCGCGGATGAAGATCGTCATGGAACCATCTTCCGCCGTGCCGCTGGCAACCATCCTGAAGAACAGGGACGTCTTTGCCGGCAAACGTGTCGGCATCATCATCACCGGCGGCAATGTCGATCTCGGCAAGCTGCCCTGGAGCATCCTGCGTTCCGAGGACCGCAGCTAA
- a CDS encoding bifunctional allantoicase/(S)-ureidoglycine aminohydrolase, with protein MPPRSYYAPTGGHPGQETLLTDRAVFTDAYAVIPKGTMRDIVTSYLPFWDKTRLWVLSRPLSGFAETFSQYIVEVSPGGGSDRPETDPSAEGVLFVVEGEAVLTADGQRYDLRPGSYAFVPPQTDWSLKNTGSEPVRFHWVRKAFEPVEGLERPTLFVTHENDIEPRAMPGTDGKWATTRFVDPEDVRHDMHVNIVTFQPGAVIPFAETHVMEHGLYVLEGKAVYRLNQDWVEVEAGDYMWLRAFCPQACYAGGPGPFRYLLYKDVNRHMKLQAAGRFEAGARQSFRSAAE; from the coding sequence ATGCCCCCAAGATCCTATTACGCGCCGACCGGCGGTCATCCCGGTCAGGAAACACTCCTGACAGACCGGGCTGTCTTTACCGATGCCTATGCGGTCATCCCGAAAGGCACCATGCGTGACATCGTCACCAGCTATCTGCCGTTCTGGGACAAGACCCGCCTGTGGGTGCTGTCGCGCCCATTGTCAGGTTTTGCCGAAACCTTCTCTCAATACATCGTTGAGGTGTCGCCGGGTGGCGGCTCTGACCGGCCGGAGACAGACCCTTCCGCCGAAGGCGTGCTGTTCGTTGTCGAAGGCGAAGCTGTTCTGACAGCCGACGGACAGCGATACGACCTGAGGCCCGGAAGCTACGCCTTCGTGCCGCCGCAAACCGACTGGAGCCTGAAGAACACAGGCAGTGAACCGGTGCGGTTCCACTGGGTTCGCAAGGCGTTCGAGCCTGTTGAGGGCCTGGAGCGACCGACACTTTTCGTCACCCACGAAAACGACATCGAACCGCGGGCAATGCCCGGCACAGACGGTAAATGGGCGACGACCCGCTTCGTCGATCCGGAAGACGTGCGCCACGACATGCACGTCAACATCGTCACCTTCCAGCCGGGTGCCGTCATCCCGTTTGCGGAAACCCATGTGATGGAGCACGGGCTTTATGTCCTGGAAGGCAAGGCGGTCTATCGCCTCAACCAGGACTGGGTCGAGGTGGAAGCCGGCGACTACATGTGGCTACGCGCCTTCTGCCCGCAGGCCTGCTATGCCGGTGGCCCGGGCCCGTTCCGCTACCTCCTTTACAAGGACGTCAACCGCCACATGAAGCTGCAGGCGGCAGGTCGTTTCGAGGCCGGTGCCCGGCAGAGCTTCCGCAGCGCCGCGGAGTAA
- the bhcR gene encoding HTH-type transcriptional regulator BhcR: MTDLKSDSSATRRARGRPRAWDDKTEQNTIKSLDRAMAVFEHLSTQSGVSLSALSDQLGESTATLYRILFTLETRGLVEFDQAQQLWHIGPGAFIIGARFLRRTSLVERARPVLRSLMEQTGETANLGVAQADQVLFVSQVETHESIRAFFPPGTLSPLHASGIGKALLAFMDEDQCKRILKQPDRERFTEHTLCDAGLLAADLEAIRARGFSIDGEEKNLGMRCIAAPVFNHYGEAVAGLSVSGPTSRVSPDRIGPFAEAVKAAAAALTAALGGEIAPPQTKTVE; this comes from the coding sequence ATGACAGATCTCAAATCCGATAGTTCCGCCACCAGACGCGCCCGTGGGCGACCACGTGCCTGGGACGACAAGACCGAACAGAACACCATCAAGTCGCTCGACCGGGCGATGGCGGTGTTCGAGCATCTGAGCACCCAGTCCGGCGTCTCTCTTTCAGCCCTGTCGGATCAGCTTGGAGAATCCACGGCAACGCTCTATCGCATCCTGTTCACGCTGGAGACACGTGGCCTGGTGGAATTCGACCAGGCGCAGCAGCTCTGGCACATAGGTCCGGGCGCCTTCATCATCGGCGCTCGATTTTTAAGGCGTACCAGTCTGGTGGAACGGGCGCGTCCTGTCCTGCGCTCCCTGATGGAGCAGACAGGGGAAACGGCCAATCTTGGTGTGGCACAGGCGGACCAGGTGCTGTTTGTCAGCCAGGTCGAAACCCACGAAAGCATTCGCGCCTTTTTCCCGCCCGGCACCTTGTCACCGCTGCATGCCTCCGGCATCGGCAAGGCGCTTCTGGCTTTCATGGACGAGGATCAATGCAAGCGTATCCTGAAGCAGCCCGACCGGGAACGCTTCACCGAGCACACATTGTGTGACGCGGGCCTGCTGGCCGCGGACCTGGAAGCGATCCGTGCACGCGGGTTCTCGATCGACGGGGAAGAAAAGAACCTCGGAATGCGCTGCATCGCGGCACCCGTGTTCAATCACTATGGCGAAGCTGTCGCCGGTCTGTCCGTCTCGGGCCCGACCAGCCGGGTCAGCCCGGACAGGATCGGGCCTTTCGCAGAAGCAGTGAAGGCGGCGGCCGCTGCACTGACCGCCGCCCTCGGCGGCGAAATCGCTCCGCCGCAAACGAAGACCGTGGAATAA
- a CDS encoding thiamine pyrophosphate-requiring protein, with the protein MADRMDSTTITAGGAVFGKLKALGVDYVFANSGTDFPPIIEGLIEATQNGLDLPVPITVPHEHVAVGMAHGFYQISGRIQSVMLHTNVGLSNGITGAINAWCDQIPVLMMSGRTPVMEAGRFGARTVPIGWGQEMFDQTALIREVTKWDYELRFPEQIADLFDRGWAIANSTPKGPVYLSLPREVLCEQTPPDGLDTPSKQAPVIAAPDPSSLKRAADLLAQAKSPLIISQRGAGSEEAFAALGRFLTDWALPLSHYWANQLSVPLSHPMQVGASPEALLAEADVVLVMNSLAPWWPDKVALRDDVTVIQLGPDPLFTRTPIRNFQADVTLAGETAQTLLALIAEMQSRPRDEAVLNARRHRIAELSSANRAEVVARAKRGNAGPMSKDWVSLCLGRAIKGRKATIFHELGCPLEPLDLEQPNSYFQEPHSGGLGWGLAAALGAQLADRDRLVFATIGDGSYMFANPTACHMVAEAHELPVITLVLNNEEWGAVRHSVVGTYKDGLASKANDVPLTSLRPSPDFTRTAEASRAYTETVTEGDALPVALERAIKVATEEKRQVLLNIAIARA; encoded by the coding sequence ATGGCCGACAGGATGGACAGCACCACGATTACCGCGGGTGGAGCGGTGTTCGGCAAGTTGAAGGCGCTCGGTGTCGACTATGTCTTCGCAAATTCCGGCACAGATTTTCCACCGATCATCGAGGGACTGATCGAGGCAACGCAGAACGGGCTCGACCTTCCGGTGCCGATCACGGTGCCGCACGAACATGTTGCCGTCGGTATGGCGCACGGCTTTTACCAGATCTCCGGCAGGATCCAGTCCGTCATGCTGCACACCAACGTGGGGCTCTCCAACGGCATTACCGGCGCCATCAACGCCTGGTGCGATCAGATCCCCGTACTGATGATGTCCGGTCGCACGCCGGTGATGGAAGCCGGCCGCTTTGGCGCGCGCACGGTGCCGATCGGCTGGGGACAGGAAATGTTCGACCAGACCGCGCTGATCCGCGAAGTCACCAAATGGGACTACGAGTTGCGTTTTCCCGAGCAGATCGCGGATCTCTTCGACCGGGGCTGGGCGATTGCCAATTCCACGCCCAAGGGCCCCGTCTATCTCAGCCTGCCGCGTGAAGTTCTGTGCGAGCAAACTCCGCCGGACGGCCTTGATACCCCGTCGAAACAGGCACCGGTCATCGCAGCGCCGGATCCCTCGTCCCTGAAACGGGCAGCAGACCTGCTGGCGCAGGCCAAAAGCCCGCTGATCATCAGTCAGCGAGGAGCCGGATCGGAAGAGGCCTTTGCGGCCCTCGGACGGTTCCTGACGGACTGGGCCCTGCCGCTGTCGCATTATTGGGCAAACCAGCTTTCCGTGCCCCTGTCGCATCCGATGCAGGTCGGTGCGTCGCCGGAAGCCCTGCTTGCCGAGGCGGACGTGGTGCTGGTGATGAATTCTCTGGCACCCTGGTGGCCGGACAAGGTCGCCCTTCGCGATGATGTCACCGTGATCCAGCTCGGGCCGGATCCCCTGTTCACCCGCACGCCTATCCGCAACTTCCAGGCGGATGTGACCCTGGCAGGAGAAACCGCGCAAACGCTGCTGGCGCTGATTGCCGAAATGCAGAGCCGTCCGCGTGACGAAGCCGTTTTGAACGCCCGCAGACATCGTATTGCCGAACTGTCGTCCGCCAATCGTGCGGAGGTTGTCGCCCGGGCCAAGCGCGGCAATGCCGGCCCGATGAGCAAGGACTGGGTCAGTCTTTGCCTTGGCCGCGCCATCAAGGGGCGGAAGGCCACAATCTTCCATGAGCTTGGTTGTCCGCTCGAGCCGCTCGACCTGGAGCAGCCGAACAGCTACTTCCAGGAACCGCATTCCGGGGGGCTAGGATGGGGTCTCGCAGCGGCGCTTGGCGCACAGCTTGCCGACCGCGACCGGCTGGTCTTCGCAACCATCGGCGACGGCAGCTACATGTTCGCCAACCCGACGGCCTGCCACATGGTTGCCGAGGCGCATGAGTTGCCGGTGATCACGCTTGTGTTGAACAACGAGGAGTGGGGCGCGGTGCGTCACTCGGTGGTGGGCACTTACAAGGATGGTCTTGCCAGCAAGGCCAACGATGTGCCGCTGACGTCCCTTCGGCCAAGCCCGGATTTTACCAGAACCGCGGAAGCCAGCCGCGCCTACACCGAAACGGTGACGGAAGGCGACGCGCTGCCGGTAGCGCTGGAACGTGCCATCAAGGTGGCGACGGAGGAAAAGCGGCAAGTTCTGCTCAACATCGCCATCGCGCGGGCTTGA
- the bhcC gene encoding 3-hydroxy-D-aspartate aldolase BhcC, producing MNAQTGFEKLEVGYDIPALPGMDEADIQTPCLVLDLDALERNIKKMGDYAKAHGMRHRVHGKMHKSVDVAKLQERLGGAVGVCCQKVSEAEVFARGGIKDILVSNQVRDKAKIDRLARLPKFGCRTIVCVDDLANVADLSEAAAKHGTTLEVFIEIDCGAGRCGVTTSEAVVEIAKAVDAARNLKFSGIQAYQGAMQHIDSYEARKDKLDIAIAMVKDAVEALKKEGLEPELVSGGGTGSYYFESNSGVYNELQCGSYAFMDADYGRILDKDGKRIDQGEWENAFFILTQVMSHAKADKAICDAGLKAQSVDSGLPFIYGRNDVEYIKCSDEHGVIADPKGVLQVGEKLKLVPGHCDPTANVHDWYVGVRGGKVETVWPVSARGKAY from the coding sequence ATGAACGCACAAACCGGATTTGAAAAGCTCGAAGTCGGCTACGACATTCCCGCCCTGCCCGGCATGGACGAGGCCGATATCCAGACGCCTTGCCTGGTGCTCGATCTCGATGCACTGGAGCGCAACATCAAGAAGATGGGCGACTATGCCAAGGCCCACGGCATGCGTCACCGGGTGCATGGCAAGATGCACAAGTCGGTCGATGTCGCAAAGCTGCAGGAACGGCTCGGCGGTGCTGTCGGGGTCTGCTGCCAGAAGGTTTCGGAAGCCGAGGTCTTTGCCCGTGGCGGTATCAAGGACATCCTGGTGTCGAACCAGGTTCGCGACAAGGCCAAGATCGATCGTCTGGCCCGGCTGCCAAAATTTGGCTGCCGCACCATCGTCTGCGTCGATGATCTCGCCAATGTTGCCGATCTGTCTGAAGCCGCTGCCAAACACGGCACCACGCTGGAAGTGTTCATCGAGATCGATTGCGGTGCCGGTCGCTGCGGCGTTACCACGAGCGAGGCGGTTGTCGAAATTGCCAAGGCTGTGGACGCGGCAAGGAACCTGAAGTTCAGCGGCATCCAGGCCTACCAGGGCGCCATGCAGCACATCGACAGCTATGAAGCCCGCAAGGACAAGCTCGACATTGCCATTGCCATGGTCAAGGACGCCGTCGAGGCGTTGAAGAAGGAAGGCCTGGAGCCGGAACTCGTTTCTGGTGGCGGCACGGGCTCCTACTATTTTGAGTCCAATTCTGGCGTCTACAACGAGCTGCAATGCGGTTCCTATGCCTTCATGGATGCAGACTACGGCCGCATTCTCGATAAGGACGGCAAGCGCATCGACCAGGGGGAATGGGAAAACGCCTTCTTCATCCTGACCCAGGTGATGAGCCACGCGAAAGCCGACAAGGCGATCTGTGACGCGGGCCTCAAGGCCCAGTCCGTCGACAGCGGTCTGCCGTTCATCTACGGCCGCAACGATGTCGAATATATCAAGTGCTCGGACGAGCACGGGGTCATTGCCGACCCGAAGGGTGTTCTGCAGGTGGGCGAGAAGCTGAAGCTGGTGCCCGGCCACTGCGACCCGACCGCCAACGTCCACGACTGGTATGTCGGCGTGCGGGGCGGCAAGGTCGAGACGGTCTGGCCGGTCTCGGCCCGCGGCAAGGCTTACTGA
- a CDS encoding TRAP transporter substrate-binding protein: protein MSILKNAFLAAAMIAAGASSAAAADYEFKLHHFLGEKAPAHTQMLVPWAKQVEENSGGKVHIEIYPAMTLGGRPPELINQVRDGVVDLVWTVNGYTPGLFPRTEVFELPGIHTNDPAATNQALMDLYETDLKDEYKGVEVMFLHVHAGQAIHMRDTEVHSPADLAGKKIRIPTRTGAWVIEALGASPVAMPVPELPPALQKGVIDGAFIPWEIIPPLKIQEQTEYQIEGVDKERFGTTTFQVSMNQERWNGLPEDIQKAFRDASGPGWIVKVGEIWAASDDFGIGLATKAGNTHITLTEEETEAFRQALAPVADRWVEEVSAKGIDGAALVEKARAAVASHSAN from the coding sequence ATGAGCATTCTCAAGAACGCGTTTCTGGCCGCTGCCATGATCGCCGCCGGCGCATCGTCCGCAGCCGCGGCCGATTACGAATTCAAGCTGCACCACTTCCTGGGCGAGAAAGCCCCTGCGCACACACAGATGCTGGTGCCGTGGGCCAAGCAGGTGGAAGAAAATTCCGGTGGCAAGGTCCATATCGAAATCTATCCGGCCATGACGCTTGGCGGCCGTCCGCCCGAACTGATCAACCAGGTGCGTGACGGCGTGGTCGATCTGGTCTGGACCGTGAACGGCTATACGCCTGGCCTCTTCCCGCGCACCGAGGTGTTCGAACTTCCGGGCATTCACACCAACGATCCGGCGGCCACAAACCAGGCGCTGATGGATCTGTACGAAACGGACCTGAAGGACGAGTACAAGGGCGTTGAAGTAATGTTCCTGCATGTGCACGCCGGCCAGGCCATTCACATGCGCGACACGGAAGTTCACTCCCCGGCAGACCTCGCCGGCAAGAAGATCCGCATCCCGACCCGTACCGGTGCCTGGGTGATCGAAGCACTCGGCGCTTCGCCGGTCGCCATGCCGGTTCCGGAACTGCCGCCTGCGCTGCAGAAGGGTGTTATCGACGGCGCTTTCATTCCGTGGGAAATCATTCCGCCGCTGAAGATCCAGGAGCAGACCGAGTACCAGATCGAAGGCGTCGACAAGGAGCGTTTCGGCACCACCACCTTCCAGGTTTCCATGAACCAGGAACGCTGGAATGGTCTGCCGGAAGACATTCAAAAGGCCTTTCGTGATGCCTCCGGTCCCGGGTGGATCGTGAAGGTTGGCGAAATCTGGGCTGCATCGGATGATTTCGGGATCGGTCTGGCCACCAAGGCGGGCAACACGCACATCACCTTGACCGAGGAAGAAACCGAAGCTTTCCGTCAGGCGCTGGCTCCCGTTGCCGACCGCTGGGTCGAGGAAGTCTCCGCAAAGGGTATCGACGGTGCCGCGCTGGTTGAAAAGGCCCGCGCAGCGGTGGCCAGCCACTCGGCCAACTGA
- a CDS encoding TRAP transporter large permease yields MTDALVLGLGALVVLIALIAIRMPIAYAMILVGGVGTMMLNGPALVLSQLKTLAYGQFSIYDLSVVPMFVLMGAIASKTGLSQALFRGANAWLGWLRGGTAMAAIAGCAGFGAVCGSSLATASTMGKVALPELKRYNYSGALATGTLAAGGVLGILIPPSVVLIIYAIIVEANIVTMFMAAFLPGLLAVVLFLLTIALYVTIKPEAGPKGGVADRKEFLEATAGMIPVLIIFGLVIGGIYFGFFNPTPAAAVGVFLVLLFGLLQRKLSGHDFIQALKETASTSGMIYLIILGAELLKIFMSRVGLPQETASWIANSGLEPMTVLILLLIALILLGCLMDSLSMILLVIPFFWPVLVEINGGIYQGAEGAGFGMSTEDLKIWFGVLALIVVELGLITPPVGMNVFVISSLDRETPMIETFKGVAPFFCAEILRVILLVCFPIITLWLPQVLR; encoded by the coding sequence ATGACGGACGCACTTGTCCTCGGGCTTGGCGCTCTCGTGGTGCTGATCGCCCTGATCGCGATCCGCATGCCCATTGCCTATGCGATGATCCTTGTAGGCGGTGTCGGCACCATGATGCTGAACGGCCCCGCCCTCGTCCTCAGCCAGCTGAAGACCCTCGCCTACGGCCAGTTCTCCATCTACGACCTTTCCGTCGTGCCGATGTTCGTCCTGATGGGGGCGATCGCCTCGAAGACCGGCCTGAGCCAGGCTTTGTTCCGGGGGGCGAATGCCTGGCTCGGCTGGCTGCGTGGCGGCACCGCCATGGCGGCCATCGCCGGCTGCGCCGGGTTCGGTGCGGTCTGTGGCTCGTCGCTTGCAACCGCCTCCACCATGGGCAAGGTCGCCCTGCCGGAACTCAAGCGCTACAATTATTCCGGTGCGCTGGCGACGGGAACGCTCGCCGCGGGCGGCGTGCTTGGCATCCTGATCCCGCCCTCGGTCGTCCTGATCATCTATGCCATCATCGTGGAAGCAAACATCGTCACCATGTTCATGGCGGCGTTCCTGCCAGGCCTGCTGGCAGTGGTTCTCTTCCTTCTGACCATCGCCCTCTATGTCACCATCAAGCCGGAAGCCGGGCCCAAGGGAGGTGTTGCCGACCGCAAGGAATTCCTGGAGGCGACTGCCGGCATGATCCCGGTGCTGATCATCTTCGGGCTGGTCATCGGCGGCATCTACTTCGGGTTCTTCAACCCGACACCGGCAGCTGCCGTCGGCGTTTTTCTGGTCCTGCTGTTCGGGCTGTTGCAGCGCAAGTTGTCCGGCCACGACTTCATTCAGGCGCTCAAGGAAACCGCGTCCACTTCAGGCATGATCTATCTGATCATCCTTGGAGCGGAACTCCTCAAGATCTTCATGTCCCGCGTTGGCCTGCCTCAGGAAACCGCTTCCTGGATCGCCAATTCCGGGCTCGAACCGATGACGGTGCTGATCCTGCTGCTGATCGCGCTCATCCTGCTCGGCTGCCTGATGGACAGCCTGTCGATGATCCTGCTGGTGATCCCGTTCTTCTGGCCGGTTCTGGTCGAGATCAACGGTGGCATCTACCAGGGAGCGGAAGGGGCAGGCTTCGGCATGAGCACGGAAGACCTGAAGATCTGGTTCGGCGTACTCGCCCTGATCGTGGTCGAACTCGGCCTGATCACGCCACCGGTCGGCATGAATGTCTTCGTCATCTCCTCGCTCGATCGGGAAACGCCGATGATCGAGACTTTCAAGGGCGTTGCGCCGTTCTTCTGTGCCGAGATCCTGCGCGTAATCCTGCTGGTCTGTTTTCCGATCATCACCCTGTGGCTGCCGCAGGTGCTGAGGTAG